Proteins encoded in a region of the Triticum dicoccoides isolate Atlit2015 ecotype Zavitan chromosome 3A, WEW_v2.0, whole genome shotgun sequence genome:
- the LOC119268486 gene encoding oleosin-like — translation MPYTLACWHTSFPTSTHTSTPPRHLLTSNSIFAPIHLAALAMADRPGSSLPAVPRPVRPRSVQASYSPRRRVHPSNAQLLVYLALAVSLAALLVLTGVTLTVASVVLVVLAPLLLLTSPLWAPVTVVAIVSVGALLFGCSLTVFALGAGTWAHRHLTGRHPVGARRVGYARGRGRFAGAGGHATGYHGQVQGYDRMKDAVPGA, via the coding sequence ATGCCTTACACGCTGGCCTGCTGGCACACGTCGTTCCCGACAAGCACGCACACTTCAACTCCTCCCCGCCATCTCCTCACCAGCAACTCTATCTTCGCACCCATCCATCTCGCGGCTCTTGCCATGGCGGATCGGCCGGGAAGCTCGTTGCCGGCCGTTCCTCGTCCGGTCCGGCCCCGTAGCGTCCAAGCGTCCTACTCGCCCCGCCGGCGCGTCCATCCATCCAACGCCCAGCTCCTCGTCTACCTAGCCCTCGCCGTCTCCTTGGCCGCACTCCTGGTCCTCACCGGCGTCACGCTCACCGTCGCGTCAGTCGTGCTCGTCGTCCTCGCCCCACTCTTGCTCCTCACCAGCCCTCTCTGGGCGCCGGTGACAGTCGTGGCCATCGTCTCGGTGGGCGCCCTGCTGTTCGGCTGTAGCCTCACGGTGTTCGCGCTGGGAGCGGGCACGTGGGCGCACCGGCACCTGACGGGGCGGCACCCGGTGGGCGCGCGTCGGGTGGGCTACGCGCGTGGGCGTGGCCGGTTCGCCGGCGCCGGTGGCCACGCGACGGGCTACCACGGGCAGGTACAGGGGTACGATCGGATGAAGGACGCCGTGCCCGGGGCCTAG